The Torulaspora globosa chromosome 8, complete sequence genome segment CTCTTCGTGAGGGCGCTATCGTTGATTGAATCATGCGACATGTTTATCTACCTCCTCGATACCAATCAGTGCGAGAAGAACCGCGGCCATACCAGCTCAGTCAGCACAGAGGCTGACAGCCCGTCTAAACCGAGCTCCGAGGGCAATTTCGACCCAGCAGACGCCGCCATTGGGCAAAGGTCCAACGCGACgaacaagaaagagacagACCCGCTTGTCAGTATGGCATATGAGAGCGGGCCGGATTATCTGCATCGACTGATTGTCAAATCCGACACGGACGGAAAGGCGCCCATCTTTGTGGATTTGCAGAATTGGTTCTGCTCGTGCGATGAGTACACCGACCTATTTGCCAAGGAAACGGCAGCGCAGCCAGACGACTACGTCTCGCGCCTCGTGAGGGACGTCGACGACGTCCAGGACTTCTCAGACGACAGGTTTGCCCAACTGGACGCCCACAGTCTGTGCAAACAGCGATATTTTCGCCATGACAAGGTGATGTGCGCGCATCTTCTGGCTTACTCAATCCTTCTGAGATCTTCCAAGAACGTCCTGAGATACTTCACCACCGTGAAACCACAGGTGCCCATGATCTCGGTCTCCAACATGGACGAATGGCTCAAATTACACATCAATCTGGTCTAGAAGCGTATTCAATACCGTCTACACGTGACCATTTTAAGTCGACAGTCAGAGTCTTAGAGATATTaaaaaattttccaagttGTGAAGGATTCAGATCTAGCATTGGTAGTTTAGACCCTGGAGATCGAGCCGAGACGGTCATTTTGACCTTCAATTCTAGCGTCCAGAGTTCTATTAAGACTGGGCATTCTTTGACTTTTACGAAAAGAGCGAGGATCTTGTCGCAAGCGATTGTAAGATGTCAGCAGTGAATTCGCGCGATGGAGGTGACGAGTCCTACTCGATGTATCCGAAGAGTTCATCACCTCCGTTGCCAGCACAGGGTACTATGCATTTTCCTACCTACCAGCCTCCCGTTCCTATATATGCATACCCTCAAATGCCGTACATGTACGCGGGACAGACCCCAGGATATCCTTTCAACATGATGAACCAAAGTCAGATGCTGTATCAGGGCAACAGCAGTATGCCGCAAGGCAGTGGGGGCggctcgaagaagaagtggaaTAACAGCAGCAGTGGCGGGTCCGGGCTGCCTAATGGCAGCGTATCGTCGGCCAAGACGCACAATTATCATCACCACCAAGGAAGTGCCACGTTCCATCCTCTGAACTCGTCCAACGGCGGATCTCCGGCTGCGAACACGGTTAATTTGGCTTCCCGGGCAGACCAATATAAGTTTGAAATCTCCAAATTGGACGGCTCGCCAGCAGGCAGCGAACGCAAATACCCCTTGTTGTTCAACAGCACGGAGGAGGAGTATGCTGTCGCCAGTAATAGGAGAAATGGGCTTAGAATGAAAGCGCTGGGAATATGCAATTTCGCATCGACTCAGAAGGGAGATGTTAAAGCCGTGGAAGTCGAGGATATTGACGCGGCAAGCTCTCCGGTTCACATCAATGGCACGAAAACCCCTGTCGAGTCAGATGTGGTCGCTCAGGTGGCAGGTGAAACCTCTGAGGCCAGCGGTGCTTCGACACCTGATTTAAGACCCACTGCTGCTGCCCCAGCTACTGTGAAAACGACTCCGAAATCCTGGTCAGCAATTGCTTCGGGGGCTATCTCGAAGAGCAAATCTTCTGCTGGCTCTGCTACAAGACAGGACGCCTCCAAGCCACTTGTTCAACAACCGGCATCTGCTCTGGCCCCAcagaagaaggacaaaaaATACATTCCTCCATCAACAAAAGGCATTGAGCCACTGGGATCCGTTGCATTGAGGATGTGTCTTGACCCAGACTACATTGA includes the following:
- the SHU2 gene encoding Shu2p (ancestral locus Anc_8.203), producing the protein MKSDRTINYSRLFSQLIGRDGQMDDTIASFLYYLFPRELFVRALSLIESCDMFIYLLDTNQCEKNRGHTSSVSTEADSPSKPSSEGNFDPADAAIGQRSNATNKKETDPLVSMAYESGPDYLHRLIVKSDTDGKAPIFVDLQNWFCSCDEYTDLFAKETAAQPDDYVSRLVRDVDDVQDFSDDRFAQLDAHSLCKQRYFRHDKVMCAHLLAYSILLRSSKNVLRYFTTVKPQVPMISVSNMDEWLKLHINLV